In Ascaphus truei isolate aAscTru1 chromosome 21, aAscTru1.hap1, whole genome shotgun sequence, one DNA window encodes the following:
- the SPTAN1 gene encoding spectrin alpha chain, non-erythrocytic 1 isoform X4: MDSCGVKVLETADDIQERRQQVLDRYLRFKELSTVRRQKLEDSYRFQFFQRDADELEKWIQEKLQIASDENYKDPTNLQGKLQKHQAFEAEVQANAGAIVKLDETGNLMISEGHFASETIRTRLVELHRLWELLLLKMREKGVKLQQAQKLVQYLRECEDVLDWINDKEAIVTSEELGQDLEHVEVLQKKFEEFQTDLAAHEERVNEVNQFASKLVQEEHPELDLIKTKQDEVNAGWQRLKGLALQRQGKLFGAAEVQRFNRDVDETIGWIREKEQLMASDDFGRDLASVQALLRKHEGLERDLAALEEKVKALCTESDRLQQSHPQNAPQIQVKGEELITNWEQIRTLAAERHTRLNDSYKLQRFLADFRDLTSWVTEMKALINADELANDVAGAEALLDRHQEHKGEIDAHEDSFKSADAAGLLLLSAGHYASDEVREKITILTEERATLLELWELRRQQYEQCMDLQLFYRDTEQVDNWMSKQEAFLLNEDLGDSLDSVEALLKKHEDFEKSLSAQEEKITALDEFATKLIQNNHYAMEDVATRRDALLSRRNALHERALYRRTQLADSFHLQQFFRDSDELKSWVNEKMKTATDEAYKDPSNLQGKVQKHQAFEAELSANQSRIEALENSGQKLIDVNHYASDEVATRMNDVITLWKKLLEATELKGIKLREANQQQQFNRNVEDIELWLYEVEGHLASDDYGKDLTNVQNLQKKHALLEADVAAHQDRIDGITIQARQFQDAGHFDADNIRKKQEALVGRYDTLKEPMVARKQKLSDSLRLQQLFRDIEDEETWIREKEPIAASTNRGKDLIGVQNLLKKHQALQAEIAGHEPRIKAVSQKGDSMISEGHFASDEVKAKLRELTQKWESLKGKASQRRQDLEDSLQAQQYFADANEAESWMREKEPIVGSTDYGKDEDSAEALLKKHEALMSDLRAYGSSIQALTEQAQSCRQQVAPTDDETGKELVLALYDYQEKSPREVTMKKGDILTLLNSTNKDWWKVEVNDRQGFVPAAYVKKLDPAQSASRENLLEEQGNIALRQEQIDGQTLLSKEAGSVSLRMKQVSELYHNILEMGEKRKDMLGKSCKKFMLFREANELQQWINEKESALTNEEVGTDLEQVEVLQKKFDDFQKDLKANESRLKDINKVADDLESEGLMTEEVQPVQAVQAMQTQEVYGMQRDEGDSKSASPWKSVRTAVHSVATFNSIKDLNARWRSLQQMAEERSQLLGSAHEVQRFHRDADETKEWIEEKNQALNTDSYGHDLASVQALQRKHEGFERDLAALGDKVNSLGETAERLIQSHPESAEDIQEKCTELNQAWNSLGKRADQRKEKLGDSHDLQRFLSDFRDLMSWINGIRGLVSSDELARDVTGAEALLERHQEHRTEIDARAGTFQAFEQFGQQLLARGHYASPEIKEKLDVLDQERASLEKAWVQRRMTLDQCLELQLFNRDCEQAENWMAAREAFLNSEDKGDSLDSVEALIKKHEDFDKAINVQEEKIAALQSFADQLIAADHYSKGDIASRRNEVLDRWRRLKAQMIEKRSKLGESQTLQQFSRDVDEIEAWISEKLQTASDESYKDPTNIQLSKLLSKHQKHQAFEAELHANADRIRGVIDMGNSLIERGACAGSEDAVKVRLAALHDQWQFLVHKSAEKSQKLKEANRQQNFNTGIKDFDFWLSEIEALLASEDYGKDLASVNNLLKKHQLLEADISAHEDRLKDLNGQADSLMTSSAFDTSQVKDKRTAINDRFLRIKSMASARRGRLNESHRLHQFFRDLDDEESWIKEKKLLVSSDDYGRDLTGVQNLRKKHKRLEAELAAHEPAIQAMLDTGKKLADDNTIGKDEIQQRLAQFVEHWKELKQLAAARGQRLEESLEYQQFVANVEEEEAWINEKMTLVASEDYGDTLAAIQGLLKKHEAFETDFTVHKDRVHDVCANGEDLIQKNNHHVENISAKMKGLRGKVAELEKAAAQRKAKLDENSAFLQFNWKADVVESWIGEKENSLKTDDYGRDLSSVQTLLTKQETFDAGLQAFQQEGITNITALKDRLLAAKHVQSRAIETRHASLMKRWHQLLDNSAARKKKLLEAQEHYRKVEDLFLTFAKKASAFNSWFENAEEDLTDPVRCNSLEEIKALREAHDAFRNSLSSAQTDFNQLAELDRQIKGFRVASNPYTWFTMEALEETWRNLQKIIKERELELQKEQRRQEENDKLRQEFAQHANAFHQWIQETRTYLLDGSCMVEESGTLESQLEATKRKHQEIRAMRSQLKKIEDLGAAMEEALILDNKYTEHSTVGLAQQWDQLDQLGMRMQHNLEQQIQARNTTGVTEEALKEFSMMFKHFDKDKSGRLNHQEFKSCLRSLGYDLPMVEEGEPDPEFEAILDTVDPNRDGHVSLQEYMAFMISRETENVKSSEEIESAFRALSVEQKPYVTKEELYQNLSREQADYCISHMKPYMDSKGRELTTSYDYVEFTRSLFVN, translated from the exons ATGGATTCATGCGGAGTTAAAGTGCTGGAGACGGCAGATGACATCCAGGAGAGACGCCAGCAAGTCTTGGACCGTTACCTGCGTTTCAAGGAGCTCTCTACCGTGCGGCGGCAGAAGTTGGAGGATTCCTACCGCTTCCAGTTCTTCCAGCGCGATGCAGACGAGCTGGAGAAATGGATCCAGGAGAAACTCCAGATCGCATCAGATGAGAACTACAAAGATCCGACTAACCTGCAG GGGAAGCTGCAGAAACACCAGGCCTTCGAGGCAGAAGTCCAGGCGAACGCGGGAGCCATCGTTAAACTGGACGAGACTGGAAACCTGATGATTTCCGAGGGGCATTTTGCATCGGAGACCATAAGG ACCCGGCTGGTGGAGCTGCACCGCCTGTGGGAACTGCTGCTCCTGAAAATGCGAGAGAAGGGGGTCAAACTGCAGCAGGCTCAGAAGCTGGTGCAGTACCTGCGGGAGTGCGAGGACGTGCTGGACTGGATCAATGACAAG GAGGCGATCGTCACGTCCGAGGAACTCGGGCAGGACCTGGAGCACGTGGAAGTTTTACAGAAGAAGTTTGAAGAATTTCAGACGGACCTGGCCGCTCACGAGGAAAGGGTTAACGAAGTCAACCAGTTTGCGAGCAAGCTCGTCCAG GAGGAACACCCCGAACTGGATTTGATCAAGACCAAACAAGATGAGGTGAACGCCGGCTGGCAGCGCCTGAAGGGGCTGGCTCTCCAGAGGCAGGGGAAGCTGTTCGGAGCTGCGGAGGTTCAGCGCTTCAACAG AGATGTAGATGAAACCATTGGTTGGATCCGAGAGAAGGAGCAGCTGATGGCATCCGATGACTTCGGCAGAGACCTGGCCAGCGTACAAGCCCTTCTCCGTAAGCACGAGGGTCTGGAGCGGGACCTGGCCGCACTGGAGGAAAAG GTGAAGGCTTTATGCACAGAGTCGGACCGCCTGCAGCAGTCGCACCCACAGAACGCCCCCCAGATTCAGGTGAAGGGAGAAGAGCTGATCACAAACTGGGAGCAAATCCGCACCCTGGCAGCAGAACGTCACACTCGCCTCAACGACTCTTACAA gctgcagcGATTCCTTGCGGACTTCAGGGACCTGACCAGCTGGGTGACCGAAATGAAAGCGCTCATCAACGCTGACGAGCTCGCTAACGATGTGGCTGGAGCCGAGGCTCTGCTGGATAGGCACCAGGAGCACAAG GGTGAAATAGATGCTCACGAGGACAGTTTTAAATCTGCGGATGCAGCGGGACTGCTCTTGCTCAGTGCTGGACATTATGCCTCCGATGAAGTCAGGGAGAAG ATCACCATCCTAACAGAAGAGAGAGCTACCCTTCTGGAGCTGTGGGAACTCCGCCGACAACAGTACGAACAGTGCATGGACCTGCAGCTTTTCTACAGAGACACCGAGCAGGTGGACAACTGGATGAGCAAGCAAGAG GCCTTCCTGCTCAACGAGGATTTGGGAGATTCTCTGGACAGTGTGGAAGCTCTTCTGAAAAAACATGAGGACTTTGAGAAGTCTCTCAGTGCCCAGGAAGAGAAAATCACG GCCCTGGATGAGTTTGCTACAAAGCTGATCCAGAATAACCACTATGCCATGGAGGATGTAGCTACTCGCAGAGATGCG CTGCTGAGCCGCCGTAATGCCCTCCACGAACGGGCGCTCTACCGCCGCACCCAGCTGGCAGACTCCTTCCACCTGCAGCAATTCTTCCGCGACTCGGACGAGCTGAAGAGCTGGGTCAACGAGAAGATGAAAACTGCAACGGATGAGGCATacaag GACCCGTCCAACCTCCAGGGGAAGGTGCAGAAGCACCAGGCTTTCGAGGCGGAGCTCTCTGCTAACCAGAGCCGCATCGAAGCTCTGGAGAACTCTGGGCAGAAGCTAATCGATGTCAACCATTACGCATCCGACGAGGTGGCCACGCGCAtgaatgacgtcatcacgctgtggAAGAAGCTGCTGGAAGCTACAGAACTGAAAG GTATAAAGCTGCGTGAAGCCAACCAACAGCAGCAGTTCAACCGTAATGTGGAGGACATTGAGCTCTGGCTGTATGAGGTGGAGGGACACCTGGCTTCAGATGACTATGGCAAAGACTTGACCAATGTGCAGAACCTGCAGAAGAAGCACGCTTTGCTGGAAGCGGACGTTGCAGCTCACCAG gATCGTATTGATGGAATCACCATCCAGGCGCGTCAGTTCCAAGACGCAGGCCACTTTGACGCAGATAACATCAGGAAGAAGCAGGAGGCACTTGTTGGGAGGTACGACACACTGAAGGAGCCCATGGTCGCCCGCAAGCAGAAGCTGTCCGATTCTCTCCGTCTGCAACAGCTTTTCAGAGACATTGAAGACGAGGAGACCTGGATAAGGGAGAAGGAACCCATTGCAGCCTCTACCAACAGGG GCAAGGATTTGATTGGTGTCCAGAACCTGCTGAAGAAGCACCAAGCCCTGCAAGCCGAGATAGCCGGACACGAGCCCCGCATTAAAGCCGTTTCCCAGAAGGGAGACTCGATGATCAGCGAAG GCCACTTTGCTTCTGACGAGGTCAAGGCGAAGCTGAGGGAGCTGACCCAGAAGTGGGAGTCTCTGAAGGGCAAAGCGTCCCAGCGCCGGCAGGACCTGGAGGACTCCCTGCAAGCGCAGCAGTACTTTGCCGACGCCAACGAGGCCGAATCCTGGATGCGCGAGAAGGAGCCCATCGTCGGCAGCACGGACTACGGAAAGGACGAGGACTCGGCCGAG GCGCTTCTGAAGAAGCACGAAGCTCTTATGTCTGATCTCCGCGCATATGGAAGCAGCATCCAGGCCCTGACGGAGCAGGCTCAGTCCTGCAGG CAACAAGTTGCCCCAACGGATGACGAGACTGGGAAGGAGCTGGTGCTGGCACTGTATGATTATCAGGAGAAGAGTCCTCGGGAGGTCACCATGAAGAAGGGCGACATCCTCACACTGCTTAACAGCACCAACAAG GACTGGTGGAAGGTGGAAGTGAACGATCGGCAGGGCTTCGTGCCAGCTGCGTACGTGAAGAAGCTGGACCCAGCGCAGTCTGCATCCCGGGAGAACCTGCTAGAGGAACAGGGAAACATCGCTCTGCGACAGGAGCAGATTGATGGCCA GACTCTCTTATCTAAGGAAGCTGGCAGTGTTTCTCTGCGTATGAAACAGGTTTCAGAACT GTACCACAACATCCTGGAGATGGGCGAGAAACGcaaggacatgctggggaagaGCTGCAAGAAGTTCATGCTGTTCCGCGAGGCCAACGAGCTGCAGCAGTGGATTAACGAGAAGGAATCTGCTCTCACCAACGAGGAGGTGGGCACGGACCTggagcaggtggaggtgctgcagaAGAAGTTTGACGATTTCCAGAAG GACTTGAAAGCGAATGAATCGCGCCTGAAGGACATCAACAAGGTCGCCGACGACCTGGAATCGGAAGGGCTGATGACAGAGGAAGTGCAGCCAGTGCAGGCAGTGCAGGCAATGCAGACACAG gAGGTGTACGGGATGCAGAGG GATGAAGGCGACTCCAAGTCCGCCTCTCCGTGGAAG TCTGTTCGGACGGCCGTTCACTCTGTGGCTACCTTCAACTCTATCAAG GATCTGAATGCGCGCTGGAGATCCCTGCAGCAGATGGCAGAGGAGAGGAGCCAGCTTTTGGGCAGCGCCCACGAAGTCCAGAGATTCCACAG AGATGCCGATGAGACAAAAGAATGGATTGAAGAGAAGAATCAGGCTTTGAATACAGACAGCTATGGACATGACTTGGCCAGTGTTCAGGCTCTACAGCGCAAACATGAGGGGTTCGAGAGAGATCTGGCGGCTCTGGGAGATAAG GTCAACTCCCTGGGAGAGACGGCCGAGCGTCTGATCCAGTCGCACCCAGAGTctgctgaagacatccaggagAAATGCACGGAGCTCAACCAGGCCTGGAACAGCCTCGGCAAACGTGCCGACCAGCGCAAGGAGAAACTGGGAGACTCTCACGACCTGCAGCGTTTCCTAAGTGACTTCAG GGATCTCATGTCTTGGATTAACGGTATCCGGGGCTTGGTGTCATCCGATGAACTCGCCAGGGATGTCACTGGAGCCGAGGCTCTGTTGGAACGGCACCAG GAGCACCGCACAGAGATTGATGCCAGAGCTGGCACTTTCCAGGCCTTTGAGCAGTTTGGGCAGCAGCTGCTGGCTCGTGGGCATTACGCCAGCCCAGAGATCAAGGAGAAGCTGGATGTCTTGGACCAGGAACGCGCAAGCTTGGAAAAGGCCTGGGTGCAGCGCCGGATGACGTTGGATCAATGCTTGGAGCTCCAG CTCTTTAATCGGGACTGCGAGCAGGCAGAGAACTGGATGGCAGCCCGCGAAGCCTTCCTTAACAGCGAAGACAAAGGGGATTCTCTGGACAGTGTGGAGGCGCTTATTAAGAAGCATGAAGACTTTGATAAAGCCATTAATGTCCAG GAAGAGAAGATCGCTGCTCTGCAGTCTTTTGCTGACCAGCTGATCGCTGCCGATCACTACTCCAAAGGGGACATTGCTTCCCGCCGCAATGAGGTCCTGGACAG GTGGCGCCGCCTGAAAGCTCAGATGATTGAGAAGAGGTCCAAGCTGGGAGAGTCTCAGACATTGCAGCAGTTCAGCAGAGATGTGGATGAAATTGAAGCCTGGATCAGCGAGAAGCTGCAGACCGCCAGCGACGAGTCTTATAAGGATCCCACAAACATCCAG CTTTCCAAATTGCTG AGCAAACACCAGAAGCACCAGGCGTTCGAGGCCGAGCTTCACGCCAACGCTGACCGTATCCGCGGCGTCATAGACATGGGGAACTCGCTGATCGAACGCGGCGCCTGCGCCGGCAGCGAGGACGCCGTGAAG gttCGGCTCGCGGCTCTCCACGATCAGTGGCAGTTCCTGGTGCACAAATCTGCAGAAAAGAGCCAGAAACTGAAGGAAGCGAACAGACAGCAGAACTTTAACACCGGCATCAAGGACTTCGATTTCTGGCTGTCGGAG ATCGAGGCTCTGCTGGCATCGGAGGATTATGGGAAGGACCTGGCGTCCGTGAACAACCTTCTTAAGAAGCACCAGCTGTTGGAGGCAGATATCTCTGCCCACGAG gaCCGTCTGAAGGATCTGAACGGGCAGGCGGACAGCCTGATGACCAGCAGCGCCTTCGACACCTCCCAGGTGAAGGACAAACGCACCGCCATCAACGACCGCTTTCTGCGCATCAAAAGCATGGCCTCTGCCCGCCGCGGCAGGCTGAACGAGTCCCACCGCCTGCATCAGTTCTTCAGGGACCTCGATGACGAGGAATCCTGGATCAA ggagaagaaGCTACTGGTCAGTTCGGATGATTACGGCCGGGACTTGACGGGTGTGCAGAACCTGAGGAAGAAGCACAAGAGGCTGGAGGCAGAGTTGGCCGCTCACGAGCCGGCCATCCAGGCGA TGCTGGACACTGGTAAGAAGCTGGCGGATGACAACACTATTGGAAAGGACGAGATTCAGCAGCGCCTGGCGCAGTTTGTGGAGCATTGGAAGGAACTGAAGCAGCTGGCAGCCGCTCG GGGTCAGCGGCTGGAAGAGTCTCTAGAGTATCAGCAGTTCGTAGCCAATGTGGAGGAGGAGGAAGCCTGGATTAATGAGAAGATGACGCTAGTGGCCAGCGAGGACTATGGAGACACTTTGGCCGCCATCCAG GGCTTGCTCAAGAAGCACGAGGCGTTTGAGACCGACTTCACCGTGCATAAGGACAGAGTGCATGACGTCTGTGCTAACGGAGAAGACCTCATCCAGAAG AACAACCACCATGTGGAGAACATAAGCGCCAAGATGAAGGGACTGCGAGGGAAGGTGGCGGAGCTGGAGAAGGCGGCCGCGCAGCGCAAGGCGAAACTTGACGAGAATTCTGCTTTCCTGCAGTTTAACTGGAAGGCGGATGTAGTGGAGTCGTGGATCG GCGAGAAGGAGAACAGTCTGAAGACGGATGACTATGGGAGAGACCTGTCCTCCGTGCAGACTCTCCTCACTAAGCAG gagACCTTCGATGCCGGGCTGCAGGCATTCCAGCAGGAAGGCATCACCAACATCACCGCGCTGAAGGACCGCCTGCTAGCTGCCAAACACGTGCAATCCAGAGCAATCGAGACCAGGCACGCCTCCCTGATGAAACGCTGGCACCAGCTGCTGGATAACTCTGCCGCACGCAAGAAGAAACTGCTGGAGGCTCAGGAGCATTACAGGAAG GTGGAGGACTTGTTCCTGACATTCGCCAAGAAAGCCTCCGCATTTAACAGCTGGTTTGAGAACGCCGAGGAGGATCTGACGGATCCCGTGCGTTGCAACTCCCTGGAGGAAATCAAAGCGCTGCGGGAAGCGCACGACGCCTTCCGCAACTCGCTCAGCTCTGCGCAGACAGACTTCAACCAGCTGGCCGAGCTGGACAGGCAGATCAAGGGTTTCCGGGTGGCGTCCAACCCCTACACGTGGTTCACCATGGAGGCTCTGGAGGAGACTTGGCGCAACCTGCAGAAGATCATAAAG GAACGGGAGCTGGAGCTGCAGAAGGAGCAGCGAAGGCAGGAGGAGAACGATAAACTGCGGCAGGAGTTCGCCCAGCATGCCAATGCTTTCCACCAGTGGATTCAGGAGACCAG GACCTACCTTCTGGACGG